A region from the uncultured Holophaga sp. genome encodes:
- the mutL gene encoding DNA mismatch repair endonuclease MutL — protein MSRIRILSDQVANQIAAGEVVERPSSVLKELLENALDAGATRLEVRWEEGGRRLLEVADDGCGMERDDLYLALERHATSKVRSADDLGHLETFGFRGEALPSIASVTRFELHSAEAQGQGWRLRCEFGVIREVLPAPRSRGTTVTIRDLFAQLPARRRFLKSPETEHAHLWNTVTRMALATPEVHWTIRCDKGSDLILPPLPDAAGRLAPLLGERLGSLVPFREGDPPWTLRGYLSPLELSFRDRNHLYLFVNGRAVRDRLLLSALAAGWEGFFAKGSYPAAVVFLDLPPEAVDVNVHPTKAEVRFRDPQRIFPWVSRVLREAWSQLRGDAASVLDLPPRPLEPEFEAPVRTQAAAHPHLWKDSVEPAVRVLEEVFQARLDQPYRPAPEVPAPSAEPSTVTPELRFLGAFDHTYLLVESRTGPEPELWILDQHAAHERVLYERLFTRRHAPAVQPLMPARALHLGPATLTSLRPFLEEMNLIGLECDALGEDTLVVRGLPDFLADRDPLALVEALQERLERGSRLDLDAFRKELNAELACRAAIKKHLNLDAPLALQLVRDLMACQVPQTCPHGRPILKKLTRTELERSFGRRS, from the coding sequence ATGAGCCGGATCCGGATCCTCTCGGACCAGGTGGCCAACCAGATCGCCGCCGGGGAGGTGGTGGAACGCCCCTCCTCGGTCCTCAAGGAACTCCTGGAGAACGCCCTGGACGCAGGCGCCACCCGACTTGAGGTTCGCTGGGAGGAGGGCGGACGCCGTCTCCTTGAAGTGGCCGACGATGGCTGCGGCATGGAGCGGGACGACCTCTACCTGGCCCTGGAGCGCCACGCCACCAGCAAGGTCCGCAGCGCCGACGACCTGGGACATCTGGAGACCTTCGGATTCCGCGGCGAGGCTCTGCCCTCCATCGCCTCCGTAACCCGCTTCGAGCTCCACAGCGCCGAAGCCCAGGGCCAGGGCTGGCGGCTGCGCTGCGAATTCGGCGTGATCCGGGAGGTCCTGCCAGCACCCCGCTCAAGAGGGACCACCGTCACCATCCGAGACCTCTTTGCCCAGCTCCCGGCCCGCAGGCGCTTCCTCAAGTCCCCGGAGACGGAACACGCCCACCTCTGGAACACCGTGACCCGGATGGCTCTGGCGACCCCCGAGGTCCACTGGACCATCCGCTGCGACAAAGGCAGCGACCTGATCCTGCCCCCCCTCCCGGATGCGGCAGGTCGGCTGGCCCCCCTCCTGGGCGAACGGCTGGGCAGCCTGGTTCCCTTCCGCGAGGGAGATCCCCCCTGGACGCTCCGGGGCTACCTGAGCCCCCTGGAGCTGAGCTTCCGGGACCGCAACCACCTCTACCTCTTCGTGAACGGTCGCGCCGTCCGGGACCGCCTGCTCCTCTCGGCCCTGGCGGCCGGTTGGGAGGGATTCTTCGCCAAGGGATCCTATCCCGCTGCCGTGGTCTTCCTGGATCTGCCCCCGGAAGCGGTGGATGTGAATGTCCACCCCACCAAGGCGGAGGTGCGCTTCCGGGACCCCCAGCGGATCTTCCCCTGGGTCAGCCGGGTGCTCCGGGAGGCCTGGTCCCAGCTCCGGGGGGATGCCGCCTCCGTGCTGGACCTGCCCCCCAGACCGCTGGAGCCCGAGTTCGAGGCCCCGGTCCGTACCCAGGCGGCGGCCCACCCCCACCTATGGAAGGACAGCGTCGAGCCCGCCGTCCGGGTCCTGGAGGAGGTCTTCCAGGCTCGCCTCGACCAGCCCTACCGCCCGGCCCCCGAAGTCCCGGCACCCAGCGCAGAGCCCTCCACGGTCACACCAGAATTGCGCTTCCTGGGCGCCTTCGATCATACCTATCTCCTGGTCGAGAGCCGCACCGGCCCAGAGCCCGAGCTCTGGATCCTGGACCAGCACGCCGCCCACGAGCGCGTCCTCTATGAGCGGCTCTTCACCCGGCGCCATGCGCCAGCGGTCCAACCCCTCATGCCGGCCCGTGCTCTGCATCTCGGGCCCGCCACCCTCACATCCCTGCGTCCCTTCCTGGAGGAGATGAACCTCATCGGTCTGGAGTGTGATGCCCTGGGGGAGGACACCCTGGTGGTCCGTGGGCTGCCCGACTTCCTGGCGGACCGCGACCCCCTGGCCCTGGTGGAGGCCCTCCAGGAGCGACTGGAGCGCGGTTCCCGCCTCGACCTGGACGCCTTCCGGAAGGAACTCAACGCCGAACTGGCCTGCCGAGCCGCCATCAAGAAGCACCTCAACCTGGACGCCCCCCTGGCGCTGCAATTGGTGCGAGATCTCATGGCCTGCCAGGTGCCCCAGACCTGCCCCCACGGACGCCCCATCCTCAAGAAACTCACCCGGACAGAGCTGGAGCGGAGCTTCGGGCGGAGGAGCTGA
- the rsmI gene encoding 16S rRNA (cytidine(1402)-2'-O)-methyltransferase, protein MSGHLILVPTPLGNLGDLTLRSMEVLRDCDLVACEDTRRTGGLLKHLEIEKPLQRFDDHAGQLAFDRVSAALRSGQTVAYCSDAGMPGVNDPGFEVARLAREAGVEVTVLPGPSAVTLAVVASGLPTHAFSFLGYLPSRSEPRRNFLKRLAGREETTVVFETPHRIRETLSELEELLPGREIALGRELTKLHESWYRGTPSQVREQLGSEGRGEMVLVIAGADAKRTLGEEHQKLEGEELPAWACHFLDAAKDGGMTLREAVKPLARHLGMSPSDLYRMASNR, encoded by the coding sequence ATGTCCGGCCACCTCATCCTCGTCCCCACCCCCCTGGGCAACCTCGGGGACCTGACCCTCCGCAGCATGGAGGTCCTCCGGGACTGCGACCTGGTGGCCTGCGAGGACACCCGCCGCACCGGGGGTCTCCTCAAGCACCTGGAGATCGAGAAGCCCCTCCAGCGCTTCGATGACCACGCCGGCCAGCTGGCCTTCGACCGGGTCTCCGCCGCCCTCCGCTCCGGGCAGACCGTGGCCTACTGCTCGGACGCCGGCATGCCCGGGGTGAACGACCCGGGCTTCGAGGTGGCTCGCCTGGCCCGGGAGGCCGGGGTGGAGGTCACGGTCCTGCCCGGCCCATCGGCCGTCACCCTGGCGGTGGTAGCCTCGGGGCTCCCCACCCACGCCTTTTCCTTCCTGGGCTACCTGCCCTCCCGGAGCGAACCCAGGCGGAACTTCCTCAAACGTCTCGCAGGCCGGGAGGAGACCACCGTGGTCTTCGAAACCCCCCACCGGATCCGGGAGACCCTTTCCGAATTGGAAGAGCTCCTCCCCGGCCGGGAGATCGCCCTGGGCCGCGAGCTGACCAAGCTCCACGAGTCCTGGTACCGGGGCACGCCCAGCCAAGTCCGGGAGCAGCTGGGCTCCGAGGGCCGGGGCGAGATGGTCCTGGTCATCGCCGGGGCCGATGCCAAACGGACCCTGGGAGAGGAGCATCAAAAGCTCGAGGGCGAGGAACTTCCCGCCTGGGCCTGCCACTTCCTTGATGCCGCCAAGGATGGAGGCATGACCCTACGGGAGGCGGTCAAGCCCTTGGCGCGGCATCTGGGCATGAGCCCCTCCGACCTCTACCGCATGGCCTCCAACCGTTAG
- a CDS encoding helix-turn-helix transcriptional regulator: MSDAETKNLQVFTSGSLRLTILKKDPIPSRALSGKSAWTLMLPTAPIRVFTGEDHEEGVVPRGSLALLLPGFGHTLKRHQADTPFGFTALELEGPFPEPLLTIFQHPPRRWQEQSFTALRSQSLKQLFTIFTQEMIHPDGLQLMTRELFLILFGAELARLSEKEEVGRFPYRLNRSVLQLVLDHMEAHLGAKNSVPDLAKLARCTPDHFIRLFREATSSTPHQYLIERRLQRAVQMLSDGERPSDVATALGFYDASAFTRAFKTRFGVPPSQYAQEAYERQFNRKS, encoded by the coding sequence ATGAGCGACGCAGAAACCAAGAATCTCCAGGTCTTCACCAGCGGATCCCTGAGGCTCACCATCCTCAAGAAGGATCCCATCCCCTCCCGCGCCCTCTCCGGCAAGAGCGCCTGGACCCTCATGCTCCCCACGGCCCCCATCCGGGTCTTCACGGGTGAGGACCACGAGGAAGGCGTGGTGCCCCGGGGCAGCCTCGCCCTGCTCCTTCCGGGCTTCGGGCACACCCTGAAGCGCCACCAGGCCGACACCCCCTTCGGGTTCACGGCCCTGGAGCTGGAAGGCCCCTTCCCCGAACCCCTGCTCACCATCTTCCAGCACCCGCCCCGGCGCTGGCAGGAGCAGAGCTTCACCGCCCTGCGGAGCCAGAGCCTCAAGCAGCTCTTCACCATCTTCACGCAGGAGATGATCCATCCCGACGGGCTCCAGCTCATGACCCGGGAGCTCTTCCTGATCCTCTTCGGAGCGGAACTGGCCCGTCTGAGCGAGAAGGAAGAGGTGGGCCGCTTCCCCTACCGCCTGAACCGCTCGGTGCTCCAGCTGGTCCTGGACCACATGGAGGCCCACCTCGGCGCCAAGAACAGCGTGCCCGATCTGGCCAAGCTGGCCCGCTGCACCCCGGACCACTTCATCCGGCTCTTCCGCGAGGCCACCAGCTCCACGCCCCATCAGTACCTCATAGAGCGGCGCCTCCAGCGGGCCGTCCAGATGCTCTCCGATGGAGAGCGTCCCTCCGATGTGGCCACCGCCCTGGGCTTCTATGATGCCAGCGCCTTCACCCGGGCCTTCAAGACCCGCTTCGGCGTGCCCCCCAGCCAGTACGCCCAGGAAGCCTACGAGCGCCAGTTCAACCGGAAGTCATGA
- the purM gene encoding phosphoribosylformylglycinamidine cyclo-ligase, with amino-acid sequence MTEKTVSYANSGVDINRQDDALARIKPLVKATRTPGVRSDIGLFGGLFNAQFSEAKPILVASMDGVGTKMKVARLAGKWDTVGADLVNHCINDILVQGARPLFFLDYIAAQRLEPEVIEAIVSGMAEASRSAGCALIGGELAEMPGVYAEGEVDVAGSIVGLVDEGDLLPRLEAMAEGDVLIGLPSSGLHTNGYSLARKVCFEVCGLKVEDLLPGTSQPVGEALLAVHRSYLNLLMPFVKAHRLQGMAHITGGGLTDNLPRVLPAHLDAAIDTASWEIPTLFRFLMEKSGTSIEDARRSFNLGVGMVLIASPAEAPGILAELKAQGEAAWVLGSLVPGSGSVVYR; translated from the coding sequence ATGACCGAGAAGACCGTCAGCTACGCCAACTCAGGCGTGGACATCAATCGCCAGGACGACGCCCTGGCCCGCATCAAGCCCCTGGTGAAGGCCACCCGGACCCCGGGGGTCCGCTCGGACATCGGGCTCTTCGGCGGCCTCTTCAATGCCCAGTTCTCCGAGGCCAAGCCCATCCTGGTGGCCTCCATGGACGGCGTCGGCACCAAGATGAAGGTCGCCCGTCTCGCCGGGAAGTGGGACACGGTGGGCGCCGACCTGGTGAACCACTGCATCAATGACATCCTGGTGCAGGGCGCCCGTCCCCTCTTCTTCCTGGACTACATCGCCGCCCAGCGTCTCGAGCCCGAGGTGATCGAGGCCATCGTCTCCGGCATGGCCGAGGCCTCCAGGAGTGCAGGCTGCGCCCTCATCGGAGGCGAGCTGGCCGAGATGCCCGGCGTCTACGCCGAGGGCGAGGTGGATGTGGCCGGCAGCATCGTGGGTCTGGTGGACGAGGGCGACCTCCTGCCCCGCCTGGAGGCCATGGCCGAGGGGGACGTGCTGATCGGCCTGCCTTCCTCGGGTCTCCACACCAACGGCTACTCTCTGGCCCGCAAGGTCTGCTTCGAGGTCTGCGGCCTCAAGGTGGAGGACCTCCTCCCCGGCACCTCCCAACCGGTCGGTGAGGCCCTGCTGGCCGTCCACCGCAGTTACCTGAACCTGCTCATGCCCTTCGTCAAGGCCCACCGCCTCCAGGGCATGGCCCACATCACCGGCGGCGGACTCACCGACAACCTGCCCCGGGTCCTGCCCGCCCACCTCGACGCCGCCATCGACACGGCCTCCTGGGAAATCCCCACTCTCTTCCGTTTTCTGATGGAGAAGAGCGGGACCAGCATCGAGGATGCCCGCCGGAGCTTCAACCTGGGAGTCGGCATGGTGCTCATCGCCTCCCCCGCCGAGGCCCCCGGCATCCTGGCCGAACTGAAGGCCCAGGGCGAGGCCGCTTGGGTCCTGGGTTCCCTGGTCCCCGGCTCCGGCAGCGTCGTCTACCGCTGA
- a CDS encoding bifunctional diguanylate cyclase/phosphodiesterase produces the protein MPKPLDEIHEAAPAAGALDAAGLLDQLAQARAEVHLLRGELSSMRQQDPITGLPNRFRLQDRLEQATQLATRGSHFAALLYITIDRFETMAQTLGFREMDELIRQIAKRVEAILHLGDTLASLGGDRFVILLPTVQDPFEPSRVAQAVLDAIRIPFRVGSRHFHFTSSIGISLFPQDGGDVATLFQHAESAARRASTEGGNRIQCTTATLSEAFLERRELETYLGEAIATGALGLNFQPLAGPDGSLIGMEALLRWDHPLLGAVPPSKIIPLAEENRLIHPLGEWVLRKACREAVAWQALSPKPVRLAVNVSAFQMGHPQWVDLVAKVLRETRLPAFCLELELTESSLLKQGRPGAGPLHELKRLGVRISIDDFGTGYSCLSYLQRLPIDTLKIDRSFVAGLHPETPEDTALPIIQTILNLGANLGLEVIAEGVETDIQRKTLEGLGCRTFQGYLLGRPMDPEAVRNLLEDSQIVAFNELFRTDQR, from the coding sequence GTGCCCAAGCCCCTCGACGAGATCCATGAGGCGGCCCCTGCTGCCGGGGCGCTTGACGCCGCGGGCCTGCTGGATCAGCTCGCCCAGGCCCGGGCGGAGGTCCACCTCCTGAGGGGGGAGCTCTCCTCCATGCGCCAGCAGGATCCCATCACCGGGCTCCCCAACCGTTTCCGGCTCCAGGATCGGCTGGAGCAGGCCACCCAGCTTGCCACCCGGGGCAGCCACTTTGCGGCCCTGCTGTACATCACCATCGACCGATTCGAGACCATGGCCCAGACCCTGGGCTTCCGTGAGATGGACGAGCTGATCCGGCAGATCGCCAAGCGGGTGGAAGCCATCCTGCACCTGGGGGACACCCTGGCCTCCCTGGGGGGGGACCGCTTCGTCATTCTTCTCCCCACTGTCCAGGACCCCTTCGAACCCTCCAGGGTGGCCCAGGCGGTGCTGGATGCCATCAGGATCCCCTTCAGGGTGGGGTCCCGGCACTTCCACTTCACTTCCAGCATCGGCATCAGTCTCTTCCCCCAGGATGGGGGCGATGTGGCCACGCTCTTCCAGCATGCCGAGAGCGCGGCCCGTCGGGCCTCGACCGAGGGCGGCAACCGGATCCAGTGCACGACGGCCACCCTCAGCGAGGCCTTCCTCGAGAGGCGCGAGCTCGAGACCTATCTTGGCGAGGCCATCGCCACCGGGGCGCTGGGGTTGAACTTTCAGCCCCTGGCCGGCCCTGACGGGAGTCTGATCGGCATGGAGGCGCTCCTGCGCTGGGATCACCCCCTCCTCGGGGCCGTACCTCCGTCCAAGATCATTCCGCTGGCGGAGGAGAATCGCCTCATCCACCCCCTGGGAGAGTGGGTCCTGCGGAAAGCCTGCAGGGAGGCAGTGGCCTGGCAGGCCCTCAGTCCCAAACCGGTGCGCCTGGCGGTTAATGTCTCGGCGTTTCAGATGGGGCATCCCCAGTGGGTGGACCTGGTAGCCAAGGTTCTGCGGGAGACCCGTCTGCCTGCCTTCTGCCTGGAGCTGGAGCTGACCGAGAGTTCACTCCTCAAGCAGGGGCGTCCCGGTGCGGGCCCCCTCCATGAGCTGAAGCGTCTCGGGGTCCGCATCAGCATTGATGACTTCGGCACGGGCTATTCCTGTCTGAGCTACCTCCAGCGCCTCCCCATCGACACCCTGAAGATTGACCGGAGCTTCGTGGCCGGGCTCCATCCGGAGACCCCGGAGGACACGGCGCTGCCCATCATCCAGACCATCCTGAACCTGGGGGCGAACCTGGGCCTGGAGGTGATCGCCGAGGGCGTGGAGACCGACATCCAGAGAAAGACCCTGGAAGGGCTGGGCTGCCGCACCTTCCAGGGTTATCTGCTGGGGCGTCCCATGGACCCCGAGGCCGTCCGGAACCTGCTCGAGGACAGCCAGATCGTGGCCTTCAACGAGTTGTTCCGGACCGATCAGCGGTAG
- a CDS encoding mechanosensitive ion channel family protein: MPTFLTFTKTYLAPVAVALILWFILWLARKILVSRLSVLAERTENQLDDLLVAVLEKTRGFALLATGLYVGSRWLPLSPKADSIVQRVYIVLLLLQGALWASAAITFLFTRPAGDGTERSAANKASMKALAFTARIVVWSVFLLLCLDNLGVNITSLVAGLGVGGIAVALAVQNVLGDLFASLSIVLDKPFEIGDFIVVGEEKGTVEHVGLKTTRISSLTGEQIVISNSDLLKSRIHNFKRMTERRILFTLGVTYQTPHAKLEPITRMLREIIEAQPCTRFDRAHLKGFGDSALLYEVVYFMTEADYQLYMNTQQTINLEIFKAFEQEGIEFAYPTQTLFVTQNPAP; encoded by the coding sequence ATGCCGACCTTCCTGACCTTCACCAAGACCTACCTTGCCCCGGTCGCCGTCGCCCTCATCCTTTGGTTCATCCTCTGGCTGGCCCGGAAGATCCTGGTCAGCCGGCTCTCGGTCCTGGCCGAGCGAACCGAGAACCAGCTGGACGACCTCCTGGTGGCCGTCCTCGAGAAGACCCGGGGCTTTGCCCTTCTGGCGACCGGACTCTATGTGGGCAGCCGATGGCTGCCCCTGAGCCCCAAGGCAGACAGCATCGTTCAGAGGGTCTACATCGTCCTGCTCCTGCTGCAGGGCGCCCTGTGGGCCAGCGCCGCCATCACCTTCCTCTTCACGCGACCGGCCGGGGACGGCACCGAGCGCAGTGCCGCCAACAAGGCTTCCATGAAGGCCCTCGCCTTCACCGCCCGCATCGTCGTCTGGTCCGTCTTCCTGCTCCTCTGCCTGGACAACCTGGGCGTCAACATCACCAGCCTGGTGGCGGGGCTGGGCGTGGGCGGCATCGCCGTAGCCCTGGCGGTGCAGAACGTCCTGGGAGACCTCTTCGCCTCCCTGAGCATCGTCCTGGACAAGCCCTTCGAAATCGGAGACTTCATCGTCGTCGGAGAGGAGAAGGGCACCGTCGAGCACGTGGGACTGAAGACCACCCGCATCAGCAGCCTGACCGGCGAGCAGATCGTCATCAGCAACAGCGACCTGCTCAAGAGTCGCATCCACAATTTCAAGCGCATGACCGAGCGGAGGATCCTCTTCACCCTCGGCGTGACCTACCAGACCCCGCACGCCAAGCTGGAGCCCATCACCCGGATGCTCCGGGAGATCATTGAGGCCCAGCCCTGCACCCGCTTTGACCGGGCCCACCTCAAGGGCTTCGGGGACTCCGCCCTGCTCTACGAGGTGGTCTACTTCATGACCGAAGCGGACTACCAGCTCTACATGAACACCCAGCAGACCATCAACCTGGAGATCTTCAAGGCTTTCGAGCAGGAGGGGATCGAGTTCGCCTACCCGACCCAGACCCTCTTCGTGACCCAGAATCCCGCCCCTTGA
- a CDS encoding HAD family hydrolase: MNEVLHLVSDLDGTWIRPCSPQAHLRALESHLKERERLVLTFATGRSLASSLSLLEAHVQFWPDHLITDMGTAIHHRRADGGWTQDADYAAHVAGTWDGSFLHFESELWRPEGLQPRPGGDSPFHLAFDILPGYRFRSLCAELQDRLQGLGVQVDVLGTHAGVDILPRGINKGSAALWLRRACGLSGPLVACGDTENDLELMADADVAILMPDAPLKTNSRRKRIRHTFFPRDPGPAGILQALRSQTLTYSSLS; the protein is encoded by the coding sequence ATGAATGAGGTTCTGCATCTGGTCTCCGACCTGGACGGCACCTGGATCCGCCCCTGTTCCCCACAGGCGCACCTCAGGGCCCTGGAGTCCCATCTCAAGGAACGGGAGCGTCTGGTCCTGACCTTCGCCACAGGGCGGAGTCTGGCTTCCAGCCTCAGCCTGCTGGAGGCTCATGTCCAGTTCTGGCCGGATCACCTGATCACCGACATGGGTACGGCCATCCACCACCGCAGGGCAGATGGAGGCTGGACCCAGGATGCCGACTACGCAGCCCATGTGGCCGGGACCTGGGACGGAAGCTTCCTCCATTTCGAGTCGGAGCTGTGGAGGCCCGAGGGTCTCCAGCCCAGGCCCGGCGGAGACTCCCCCTTCCACCTCGCCTTCGACATCCTCCCCGGATACCGGTTCAGGAGCTTGTGCGCCGAATTGCAGGACCGTCTGCAGGGGCTTGGAGTCCAGGTCGATGTATTGGGCACCCACGCTGGAGTGGATATTCTGCCCAGAGGCATCAACAAGGGTTCTGCCGCCCTCTGGCTCCGGAGGGCCTGCGGCCTTTCGGGCCCCCTGGTGGCCTGCGGAGACACCGAGAACGACCTCGAACTGATGGCCGATGCCGATGTGGCCATCCTCATGCCCGATGCCCCCCTGAAGACCAACTCGCGGAGGAAGCGGATCCGGCACACCTTCTTCCCCAGGGATCCCGGTCCGGCGGGCATTCTCCAAGCGCTCCGCAGCCAGACCCTGACCTACTCCAGTCTGTCCTGA